A genomic segment from Cyanobium sp. NIES-981 encodes:
- a CDS encoding exonuclease SbcCD subunit D: MTGSDGPLVRLLHTSDWHLGRSFHGHDLLSHQAEAMDRLVELSREAAVDLVVIAGDLYDRAIPPAEAVRLFTDTVARLRQGGAAVVAIAGNHDSHVRVSVYDELLSALDVTIRGRWQRSDQPVLVTPRQGGQPVAVYPLPYLEPLLDGPELLRLGKPEAEGQRLRHPEVTALAVERIRADLARRAGTRSVLVAHAFVAGGSSSESERDLSVGNAEAVPVGAFAGFDYVALGHLHGSQQLDGPRLAYSGTPLAYSFSEQHHVKSVRLVELAEEGTPRVEVVPLGVGRALRSLSGELEALLADPRLEDARGAWVRAELTDPLLPPQAMARLRQRFPHVVELRHRRPEGDAVGPSERSQRIRSAQGPEQRLLAFFADQQGRPPRPEEARLLQQALAAAGRRAD, from the coding sequence ATGACGGGCAGCGATGGGCCCCTGGTGCGACTGCTGCACACCTCCGACTGGCACCTGGGCCGCAGCTTCCACGGCCATGACCTCCTGAGCCATCAGGCGGAGGCCATGGATCGCCTGGTGGAGCTCAGCCGCGAGGCGGCCGTGGACCTGGTGGTGATCGCCGGTGACCTCTACGACCGGGCCATCCCGCCGGCCGAGGCGGTGCGGCTGTTCACCGACACCGTGGCCCGGCTGCGGCAGGGCGGAGCGGCCGTGGTGGCGATCGCCGGCAACCACGACTCCCATGTGCGCGTGTCGGTGTACGACGAGCTCCTGTCGGCCCTGGACGTGACGATCCGGGGCCGCTGGCAGCGGTCCGATCAACCGGTGCTGGTGACACCCCGGCAGGGGGGGCAGCCCGTGGCGGTGTACCCCCTCCCCTACCTGGAACCCCTCCTGGACGGCCCCGAACTGCTGAGGCTGGGGAAGCCGGAGGCCGAGGGTCAGCGCCTGCGCCATCCGGAGGTCACCGCCCTGGCGGTGGAGCGGATCCGGGCCGATCTGGCGCGGCGGGCCGGCACCCGCTCGGTGCTGGTGGCCCATGCCTTCGTGGCCGGCGGCAGCAGCTCGGAATCGGAACGGGACCTCTCGGTGGGCAACGCCGAGGCCGTGCCCGTGGGCGCCTTCGCCGGCTTCGACTACGTGGCCCTCGGCCATCTGCACGGCTCCCAGCAGCTGGACGGCCCCCGCCTCGCCTACAGCGGCACCCCCCTGGCCTACTCCTTCTCCGAGCAGCATCACGTGAAGTCGGTGCGGCTGGTGGAGCTGGCGGAGGAGGGAACGCCCCGGGTGGAGGTGGTGCCCCTGGGGGTCGGCCGCGCGCTGCGCAGCCTCAGCGGGGAGCTGGAAGCCCTGCTGGCCGATCCCCGGCTCGAGGACGCCAGGGGCGCCTGGGTGCGGGCCGAGCTCACCGACCCGCTGCTGCCACCCCAGGCGATGGCCCGCCTGCGGCAGCGCTTTCCCCATGTGGTGGAACTGCGGCACCGCCGGCCCGAAGGCGACGCCGTCGGACCGAGCGAACGCAGCCAGCGGATCCGCAGCGCCCAGGGGCCCGAGCAGCGGTTGCTCGCCTTCTTCGCCGATCAGCAGGGCCGGCCGCCCCGGCCGGAGGAAGCGCGGTTGCTGCAGCAGGCCCTGGCCGCCGCCGGCCGGCGGGCGGACTGA
- a CDS encoding isopenicillin N synthase family oxygenase: MSPAAGLDHADEPAVLDVDLLRFERGDRAARAAVVDGVRRSLATGFVTTSHDLPSALLDEAYGLLEQFFQLPQERKQACVAPGACGQTGYTGHLVETAAGAALADWKEMLNWAEPLPAGHPLRRRFPVLYPEQLLPEAAVPGITAVLTAFHRAIADLQRRFLRVIAVGLGVHDTLFDAMVEEAPTLTRAVHYPPIHEAPAEGHVWAAAHADINLITALPRATAPGLEVRVGERWVKACPPDGHVILNTGLMLERLSNGLIPSGWHRVKAEPGSRGGRLSVVQFCHPRPSTVLQPFPSCCGAAHPQRFGAELAADALEAVLHRINLTGSAC; the protein is encoded by the coding sequence ATGAGCCCGGCCGCTGGGCTGGACCATGCCGACGAACCGGCCGTGCTCGATGTGGATCTGCTGCGCTTCGAGCGGGGCGACCGGGCCGCCCGGGCCGCCGTGGTCGATGGGGTGCGGCGCAGTCTGGCCACCGGCTTCGTGACCACCAGCCACGACCTACCCAGCGCTCTGCTGGATGAGGCCTACGGCCTGCTGGAGCAGTTCTTCCAGCTGCCCCAGGAGCGCAAGCAGGCCTGCGTGGCCCCAGGGGCCTGCGGGCAGACGGGCTACACCGGCCACCTGGTGGAAACCGCCGCCGGGGCCGCCCTGGCCGACTGGAAGGAGATGCTCAACTGGGCGGAGCCCCTGCCGGCGGGCCACCCCCTGCGCCGCCGCTTTCCCGTGCTGTATCCGGAGCAGCTGCTGCCCGAAGCGGCCGTGCCCGGCATCACCGCCGTGCTCACGGCCTTCCACCGGGCCATCGCCGATCTGCAGCGGCGATTTCTGCGGGTGATCGCCGTGGGCCTGGGCGTGCATGACACCCTCTTCGATGCCATGGTCGAGGAGGCGCCGACCCTCACCCGGGCGGTGCATTACCCGCCGATCCATGAGGCGCCGGCGGAGGGCCACGTGTGGGCGGCGGCCCACGCCGACATCAACCTGATCACCGCCCTGCCCCGCGCCACCGCCCCGGGCCTCGAGGTGCGGGTGGGGGAGCGCTGGGTGAAGGCCTGCCCGCCTGACGGGCACGTGATCCTCAACACGGGGCTGATGCTGGAGCGGCTCAGCAACGGGCTGATCCCCAGCGGCTGGCACCGGGTGAAGGCCGAACCCGGCAGCCGCGGCGGTCGGCTCAGCGTGGTGCAGTTCTGCCATCCGCGACCCTCCACCGTGCTGCAGCCCTTCCCGAGCTGCTGCGGTGCCGCCCACCCCCAGCGCTTTGGAGCTGAACTCGCCGCCGACGCCCTCGAGGCCGTGCTGCACCGCATCAACCTGACCGGTTCGGCATGCTGA
- a CDS encoding EamA family transporter has protein sequence MSPGASGLLQSWQVWAGLAAVSAALTSLFAKLGLQGLQPDVATFLRTLVVVLCLAVVLAASGQLQGLALGSLPRASLLALALSGLATAASWLCYFRALQLGPVARVAPIDKLSVVLVALLGVLVLGEQLGWRSWLGVALIALGGVLVALP, from the coding sequence ATGAGCCCGGGCGCCTCCGGGCTGCTGCAGAGCTGGCAGGTCTGGGCCGGCCTCGCCGCCGTGAGTGCCGCCCTCACCTCCCTGTTCGCCAAGCTGGGGCTGCAGGGGCTGCAGCCCGATGTGGCCACCTTTCTGCGCACCCTCGTGGTGGTGCTCTGCCTGGCGGTGGTGCTGGCGGCCAGCGGCCAGCTCCAGGGGCTGGCGCTGGGCAGCCTGCCGCGGGCCAGCCTGCTGGCCTTGGCCCTCTCGGGGCTGGCCACGGCCGCCTCCTGGCTCTGTTACTTCCGTGCCCTGCAGCTGGGGCCGGTGGCCCGGGTGGCGCCGATCGACAAGTTGAGCGTGGTGCTGGTGGCCCTGCTGGGGGTGCTCGTGCTGGGCGAGCAGCTGGGCTGGCGCAGCTGGCTGGGGGTGGCCCTGATCGCCCTCGGGGGCGTCCTAGTCGCCCTGCCCTGA
- a CDS encoding DUF427 domain-containing protein yields MQASWNGAVIASSDDIVMVEGNAYFPPDALDPSHVRPSAHRSVCGWKGEAHYYDVVVDGAVNANAAWFYPEPKDAARQIQGRVAFWKGVTVQ; encoded by the coding sequence ATGCAAGCCAGCTGGAACGGGGCGGTGATCGCCAGCAGCGACGACATCGTGATGGTGGAAGGCAACGCCTACTTCCCCCCCGACGCCCTCGATCCGAGCCACGTGCGCCCCTCGGCCCACCGCAGCGTCTGCGGCTGGAAGGGCGAGGCCCACTACTACGACGTGGTGGTGGACGGAGCCGTGAACGCCAATGCCGCCTGGTTTTACCCCGAGCCCAAGGACGCCGCCCGCCAGATCCAGGGCCGGGTGGCCTTCTGGAAGGGGGTGACGGTGCAATGA
- a CDS encoding type II CAAX prenyl endopeptidase Rce1 family protein produces MRARASWFQRRRSSLLAGALALLLLLTQALPQGVAQGLEEGLSTGLALPRGTPTRPLPQSSEELASRSPFSQPASYPLDQRPDPALYRPHASWIGRLILPTVAETVRTPGDWVWVDVEQAPAGQEALIGRRVRLTWAELPRLRNLVDTVTTPVRLGQAAREAAAAANVVPSRLDGRLAVGPLQSLAGARPRDDMTVRLEGVSSDGDGLRIRRPPVQTTGRWMGLVTVLGAAEASGEPQLWRVRHYDAGRHGFVGPEETIRIPRLPPDRFGRVMLDPAGLPSSPLNAEGWRIFGAPAADGVFTVQALQPRALTRLNPDRVVRGTAAGLGAINRDNWSAEALQRGSLWSTALVPDGGAGLPLTRVGQRALLVHLFGGIGGAEGEPTPGWTVTGHFAFGEAEVVRDPLSGEPELTLRYHQIYANNPNGIVAGSQDWSAYAGSLQRGWVGTRPLSDLLVPLEGSLLDALALQAEILSARYRSGDGSGVALVTPATSCVQDSSQALWIALDGLRQQRRRGSFGADTRLQRLAEGLDALLTPFGMVRADWRHNAAVTLSAGTGRDQATPMGERFVSSQRLAAVLLSWRSMLPRRAHDGMATVFLRAGLPLWILRTNQIPGADPSLAPLAPTTVLGRLPVVGTLLQRLIDALFPPVLGPPLLQSVLVLAVYGALALALGFRSGFLHGPWQWRPWPVVLRHGLALLLMPAIGEELLFRVLLLPHPLEGVSPASMAAWGALSVGLFVLYHPVAAQFWYPRGRAVFRDPCFLVQCTLLGAACVLEYGLTGSLWSAAGLHWLAVLIWLEPLGGRRAL; encoded by the coding sequence GTGAGGGCGAGGGCCTCCTGGTTCCAGCGGCGCCGCAGCAGTCTGCTGGCGGGTGCCCTGGCCCTGCTGCTGCTGCTGACGCAGGCTCTGCCCCAGGGTGTGGCGCAGGGGCTGGAGGAGGGGCTGAGCACGGGCCTGGCGCTGCCCCGCGGCACACCCACCCGGCCACTGCCCCAGAGCAGCGAGGAGCTGGCGAGCCGCTCTCCCTTCAGCCAGCCGGCCTCCTACCCCCTCGATCAGCGGCCGGATCCGGCGCTCTACCGGCCCCACGCCAGCTGGATCGGCCGGCTGATCCTGCCCACGGTGGCCGAAACCGTGCGCACCCCGGGCGACTGGGTGTGGGTGGACGTGGAACAGGCCCCTGCGGGTCAGGAGGCCCTGATCGGCCGCAGAGTGCGGCTCACCTGGGCGGAACTGCCCCGCCTGCGGAACCTGGTGGACACGGTGACCACGCCGGTGCGCCTGGGGCAGGCGGCCCGGGAGGCCGCCGCCGCCGCCAATGTGGTGCCAAGCAGGCTGGACGGGCGGCTGGCGGTGGGACCGCTGCAGTCGCTGGCCGGAGCCCGCCCCCGCGACGACATGACCGTGCGGCTCGAGGGGGTGAGCAGCGACGGCGACGGCCTGCGGATCCGCCGTCCCCCGGTGCAGACCACCGGCCGCTGGATGGGCCTGGTCACGGTGCTGGGCGCAGCCGAAGCGAGCGGCGAGCCGCAGCTGTGGCGGGTGCGCCACTACGACGCCGGACGGCACGGCTTTGTCGGCCCGGAGGAGACGATCCGCATCCCCCGGCTGCCGCCCGACCGCTTCGGGCGGGTGATGCTCGATCCGGCCGGCCTGCCCTCCTCGCCGCTGAATGCCGAAGGCTGGCGGATCTTCGGAGCTCCCGCCGCCGATGGCGTGTTCACGGTGCAGGCGCTGCAGCCGCGGGCGCTCACCCGCCTGAATCCGGACCGGGTGGTGCGGGGCACTGCGGCGGGGCTGGGGGCCATCAACCGGGACAACTGGTCGGCCGAGGCCCTGCAGAGGGGCAGCCTGTGGAGCACGGCCCTGGTGCCGGACGGTGGCGCGGGACTGCCCCTCACCAGGGTGGGACAGCGGGCCCTGCTCGTGCACCTGTTCGGCGGCATCGGCGGAGCGGAGGGGGAGCCGACGCCGGGCTGGACCGTGACCGGGCACTTCGCCTTCGGCGAGGCCGAGGTGGTGCGCGATCCCCTCAGCGGCGAGCCGGAGCTCACCCTGCGCTACCACCAGATCTACGCCAACAACCCCAACGGCATCGTGGCCGGCAGCCAGGACTGGAGTGCCTACGCCGGCAGCCTGCAGCGGGGCTGGGTGGGCACCCGTCCCCTCTCCGATCTGCTGGTGCCCCTGGAAGGCTCCCTGCTCGACGCCCTGGCCCTGCAGGCGGAGATCCTGAGCGCCCGCTACCGCAGCGGCGACGGCAGCGGCGTGGCCCTGGTCACTCCGGCCACCTCCTGTGTGCAGGATTCCAGCCAGGCCCTCTGGATCGCCCTCGACGGGCTGCGGCAGCAGCGGCGGCGGGGGTCCTTCGGGGCCGACACCCGTCTGCAGCGCCTGGCCGAGGGCCTCGATGCCCTGCTCACCCCCTTCGGCATGGTGCGCGCCGACTGGCGCCACAACGCGGCGGTGACCCTGAGCGCCGGCACCGGGCGGGACCAGGCCACGCCGATGGGTGAACGGTTCGTGAGCAGCCAGCGGCTTGCGGCGGTGCTGCTGAGCTGGCGATCGATGCTGCCGCGGCGGGCCCACGACGGCATGGCCACGGTGTTCCTGCGGGCCGGACTGCCGCTGTGGATCCTGCGCACCAACCAGATTCCCGGCGCGGATCCCTCCCTGGCTCCGCTGGCCCCCACCACCGTGCTGGGCCGGCTGCCGGTGGTGGGCACCCTGCTGCAGCGGCTGATCGATGCCCTCTTCCCTCCGGTGCTCGGGCCGCCCCTGCTGCAATCGGTGCTGGTGCTGGCGGTGTATGGGGCGCTGGCGCTGGCGCTGGGGTTCCGCAGCGGGTTCCTGCACGGACCCTGGCAGTGGCGCCCGTGGCCGGTGGTGCTGCGCCACGGACTGGCCCTGCTGCTGATGCCGGCCATCGGTGAGGAGCTGCTCTTCCGGGTGCTGCTGCTGCCCCACCCGCTCGAGGGGGTGAGCCCGGCCTCGATGGCGGCCTGGGGCGCCCTGAGCGTGGGCCTGTTCGTGCTGTACCACCCGGTGGCGGCACAGTTCTGGTACCCCCGCGGGCGGGCGGTGTTCCGCGATCCCTGCTTTCTGGTGCAGTGCACCCTGCTGGGCGCCGCCTGTGTGCTGGAGTACGGCCTCACCGGTTCGCTCTGGTCGGCGGCGGGGCTCCACTGGCTGGCGGTGCTGATCTGGCTGGAGCCCCTGGGGGGCCGCCGGGCGCTGTGA
- a CDS encoding AAA family ATPase gives MRPHLLEMEAFGPYADPVTICFDTLCRDGLFLIHGSTGAGKTYLLDALCFALYGEVSGERSLKGLRSDHAPPQSLPQVSLEFSAAGGRWRVERQAACEVAKSRGQGTTSKGAKAALWRLQGGEPQPLASGVQEVGREVARLVGLDAAQFRQVILLPQGRFAEVLRARDEDREALLKTLFDTSLYERAMGWLAGQAKTAEEGLRERQRQQRHLLEQIAAAWEPWQRERQAAEEPSTELPFELLPEHLPTVQGAMGALEREAALSLDRAEARFLQAQAGLAELRGWAELWDRRHRAQARLQELTQQHGAMAALQARLALAERAETLRSSVLSEAEARQRREEAEARCGQQLERLRRLRDAASQAPDAVMALSPLELPEPPQLTAALNALAVRQGELEQLLTLAAERRQAQREVEQAQQARQEATDRIARGQALLAQEQARLDGLQQPLLQARSARDGLHGLELAAGQAARLTTALQQRQEADRQLQKASAAVLAAEAAQQQARGHQLDLRERQLQGMAARLAADLQAGEPCPVCGSRHHPQPAPEAADAVADTAMAAAERQLEETGRVLVAARSAQARVQAQLEALEGQLQAGGMTTLAAAKAEAARAVAALEAARRQAGALDALEAERQQAEQRLQHYRERLQQRENELISCRQGLAQQEKGLADLTRRIHAGLGGDHDPAALLQRIQGLMRSLESLIDAARERALALSREAEAQRRLAGDLAGAGFSDPQALLQALVPEAERLGWSRTLQQYTADQALAQGVLAELAGQELPEKRPDLPAAETLLAAADAARRDALARFTRAETALTAITGLIERHGSGAAALAAQQRQADLVQGVAARCLGQSDPHISLQRWVLSAYLEEICGYANQRLSQMTAGRYELRLSDGSGQRRGSKAGLGLRVLDAYTGEEREVSSLSGGETFQASLALALGVADTVQAHSGGVVLEALFIDEGFGSLDPDSLHLAMDELDRLREGGRMIGLISHVAALRERIRTGLEVVASERGSRVVVGTLEAA, from the coding sequence ATGCGCCCCCACCTGCTGGAGATGGAAGCCTTCGGTCCCTACGCGGACCCGGTGACGATCTGCTTCGACACCCTCTGCCGCGACGGCCTGTTCCTGATCCACGGCAGCACCGGTGCCGGCAAGACCTACCTGCTCGATGCCCTCTGCTTCGCGCTCTACGGCGAGGTGAGTGGCGAACGCAGCCTCAAGGGGCTGCGCTCCGATCACGCCCCGCCCCAGTCCCTGCCGCAGGTGAGCCTGGAGTTCTCGGCGGCGGGCGGCCGCTGGCGGGTGGAACGCCAAGCCGCCTGCGAGGTGGCGAAGAGTCGGGGCCAGGGCACCACCAGCAAGGGGGCCAAGGCCGCTCTGTGGCGGCTGCAGGGCGGGGAGCCGCAGCCGCTGGCCTCCGGCGTGCAGGAGGTGGGGCGGGAGGTGGCGCGGCTGGTGGGCCTCGATGCCGCCCAGTTCCGCCAGGTGATCCTCCTGCCCCAGGGGCGCTTCGCCGAGGTGCTGCGCGCCCGGGACGAAGACCGGGAGGCCCTGCTCAAGACCCTGTTCGACACTTCGCTCTATGAACGGGCCATGGGCTGGCTGGCGGGACAGGCCAAGACGGCCGAGGAGGGGCTGCGGGAGCGGCAGCGGCAGCAGCGCCACCTGCTGGAGCAGATCGCCGCAGCCTGGGAACCCTGGCAGCGGGAGCGGCAGGCCGCCGAGGAGCCGTCAACGGAGCTGCCTTTCGAGCTCCTCCCCGAGCATCTCCCCACGGTGCAGGGTGCGATGGGGGCCTTGGAGCGCGAGGCCGCCCTGAGCCTGGATCGGGCCGAGGCACGGTTTCTGCAGGCCCAGGCGGGCCTGGCCGAGCTCCGGGGCTGGGCCGAGCTCTGGGACCGCCGCCACCGCGCCCAGGCACGGCTGCAGGAGCTGACCCAGCAGCATGGGGCCATGGCCGCGCTCCAGGCGCGGCTGGCGCTGGCGGAACGGGCCGAGACGCTGCGCTCCAGCGTGCTGTCCGAAGCCGAGGCCCGCCAGCGACGGGAGGAGGCGGAGGCCCGGTGCGGCCAGCAGCTGGAGCGGCTGCGGCGCCTGCGGGATGCCGCCTCGCAGGCCCCCGATGCGGTGATGGCGCTCAGCCCGCTGGAGCTGCCCGAACCCCCGCAGCTCACCGCAGCGCTGAACGCTCTGGCCGTGCGGCAGGGAGAACTGGAACAGCTGCTCACGCTCGCCGCGGAGCGGCGGCAGGCGCAGCGGGAGGTGGAGCAGGCCCAGCAGGCCCGTCAAGAAGCCACCGACCGCATCGCCCGCGGCCAGGCGCTGCTGGCCCAGGAACAGGCGCGGCTCGATGGCCTGCAGCAGCCCCTGCTGCAGGCCCGCAGCGCCCGTGACGGGCTCCATGGCCTGGAGCTGGCCGCTGGGCAGGCCGCTCGCCTCACCACGGCCCTCCAGCAGCGGCAGGAGGCGGACCGGCAGCTGCAGAAGGCCAGCGCGGCGGTGCTGGCGGCCGAGGCCGCCCAGCAGCAGGCCAGGGGCCACCAGCTGGATCTGCGCGAACGCCAGCTGCAGGGGATGGCGGCCCGGCTGGCCGCGGATCTCCAGGCGGGCGAGCCGTGCCCGGTGTGTGGGTCGCGGCACCATCCCCAGCCGGCGCCAGAGGCTGCCGATGCGGTGGCCGACACGGCCATGGCAGCGGCCGAACGCCAGCTGGAGGAAACCGGCCGGGTCCTGGTGGCCGCCCGCTCCGCCCAGGCACGTGTGCAGGCCCAGCTGGAGGCGCTGGAGGGCCAGCTTCAGGCGGGCGGGATGACTACGCTCGCGGCCGCGAAGGCCGAAGCGGCCAGGGCCGTCGCCGCGCTGGAGGCGGCCCGCAGGCAGGCCGGCGCCCTGGACGCCCTGGAGGCCGAACGGCAGCAGGCGGAGCAGCGGCTGCAGCACTACCGGGAGAGGCTGCAGCAGCGGGAGAACGAACTGATCAGCTGTCGCCAGGGGCTGGCGCAGCAGGAAAAGGGCCTGGCCGACCTGACCCGGCGGATCCATGCCGGGCTGGGGGGAGACCACGACCCTGCCGCGTTGCTCCAGCGGATCCAGGGCCTGATGCGCTCCCTCGAGAGCCTGATCGACGCCGCCCGGGAGCGCGCCCTCGCCCTCAGCCGCGAGGCGGAGGCGCAGCGCCGTCTGGCCGGCGATCTGGCCGGCGCGGGGTTCAGCGATCCCCAGGCGCTGCTGCAGGCGCTGGTCCCCGAAGCCGAGCGGCTGGGCTGGAGCCGCACCCTGCAGCAGTACACGGCGGATCAGGCCCTGGCCCAGGGCGTCCTGGCCGAGCTGGCCGGCCAGGAGCTGCCGGAGAAGCGGCCGGATCTGCCGGCCGCCGAGACCCTGCTCGCGGCGGCGGATGCGGCCCGTCGCGACGCTCTGGCCCGCTTCACCCGCGCCGAAACCGCCCTCACGGCGATCACCGGGCTGATCGAACGCCACGGATCGGGTGCAGCGGCACTGGCCGCCCAGCAGCGGCAGGCCGATCTGGTGCAGGGCGTGGCCGCCCGCTGCCTGGGGCAGAGCGATCCCCACATCTCGCTGCAGCGCTGGGTGCTCTCGGCCTACCTGGAGGAGATCTGCGGCTACGCCAACCAGCGCCTCAGCCAGATGACGGCCGGTCGCTACGAGCTGCGCCTCTCGGACGGCTCGGGCCAGCGCCGCGGCAGCAAGGCGGGGCTGGGCCTGCGGGTGCTGGATGCCTACACCGGCGAGGAGCGGGAGGTGTCGAGCCTCTCGGGAGGCGAAACCTTCCAGGCCTCCCTCGCCCTGGCCCTGGGGGTGGCGGATACGGTGCAGGCCCACAGCGGCGGCGTGGTGCTGGAGGCGTTGTTCATCGACGAGGGCTTCGGCAGCCTCGATCCCGACAGCCTGCACCTGGCCATGGACGAGCTGGACCGCCTGCGGGAGGGCGGTCGCATGATCGGCCTGATCAGCCATGTGGCGGCGCTGCGCGAGCGGATCCGCACCGGTCTCGAGGTGGTGGCCAGCGAGCGGGGATCGCGGGTGGTGGTGGGCACCCTGGAGGCCGCGTGA
- a CDS encoding SDR family oxidoreductase, with protein MSADPHPQPGGFAHGLSHDDWQRIGAALRYLGRDLHHRSYAVTSERRELLWQEMDACLHLAERLERQHEPVLLRATPGSRPCTLVTGASSGIGAALARALASEAGRNGVPLVLVARRLDRLETLAEELRGANGVEVLCLCSDLAEPEAAWRLLEQLLQRDLTVHTLVNNAGFGLGGAFHQVPWGRVEAMLQLMVSTCAALCHGVLPAMRSAGGGRIINVASLAGLVPGLPGSALYGASKAFLIRFSQSLALENRESGVRVIALCPGYVHTEFHAVLGVEERMRRNLPGAMWMQADDLARRTLAALDGRRTVVVPGLLNQLIAGLTRWLPEGPAGRLTTAFSRRYRRR; from the coding sequence GTGTCTGCCGATCCCCACCCCCAGCCCGGCGGGTTCGCCCATGGGCTGAGCCACGACGACTGGCAGCGCATCGGAGCGGCCCTCCGCTACCTGGGGCGGGATCTGCACCACCGCTCCTACGCCGTCACGTCCGAGCGCCGGGAGCTGCTCTGGCAGGAGATGGACGCCTGCCTCCATCTGGCTGAGAGACTCGAGCGGCAGCACGAACCCGTACTGCTGCGCGCCACACCCGGCTCACGCCCGTGCACGCTGGTGACCGGTGCCTCCAGCGGCATCGGAGCCGCCCTGGCCCGGGCCCTCGCGAGCGAGGCCGGGCGCAACGGCGTTCCCTTGGTGCTGGTGGCCCGCCGGCTCGATCGCCTCGAGACCCTGGCGGAGGAGCTGCGCGGTGCCAATGGCGTGGAGGTGCTCTGCCTCTGCAGCGATCTGGCGGAACCCGAGGCCGCCTGGCGGCTGCTGGAGCAGTTGCTGCAGAGGGATCTCACGGTGCACACCCTGGTGAACAATGCCGGCTTCGGGCTCGGGGGGGCGTTCCACCAGGTGCCCTGGGGCCGGGTGGAGGCCATGCTCCAGCTGATGGTGAGCACCTGTGCCGCCCTCTGCCATGGCGTGCTGCCCGCGATGCGGAGTGCCGGAGGCGGCCGGATCATCAACGTGGCCTCGCTGGCCGGACTGGTTCCAGGCCTTCCCGGCAGTGCGCTCTACGGCGCCTCCAAGGCCTTTCTGATCCGCTTCTCGCAGTCGCTGGCCCTGGAGAACCGGGAGAGCGGCGTGCGGGTGATCGCCCTGTGCCCCGGCTATGTCCACACCGAGTTCCACGCCGTGCTGGGGGTGGAGGAGCGGATGCGCCGCAACCTGCCCGGGGCGATGTGGATGCAGGCCGACGATCTGGCCCGTCGCACCCTGGCCGCCCTGGATGGCCGCCGCACGGTGGTGGTGCCGGGCCTGCTGAACCAGCTGATCGCCGGCCTCACCCGCTGGCTGCCGGAGGGGCCGGCGGGCCGCCTGACCACGGCGTTCTCCCGCCGCTATCGCCGGCGCTGA
- a CDS encoding PfkB family carbohydrate kinase has protein sequence MASSLSPCPLAALPPLPPLQLGVVGHVEVVTFLEVDHLPTAGEILSCAAALDLPAGGGAVVAVQLARLTGRPVPFFTALGRDATGERAAAELEALGLELHVAWREQPTRRGITYSDRSGERTITVIGERLNPAAADPLPWHRLGSWDGVFVTAADAPALRRCRSARVLAATPRLRLPVLQQAGVRLDALVGSGLDPAEQLPPEALQPPPRLRIATAGGDGGEAWPLGRFEAPARQRPVRDAYGAGDSFAAGVTAGLAAGWTDAMAISLGCHCGNACLDGHGPYATQLRRTAAGALSGQGD, from the coding sequence ATGGCCTCCAGCCTCTCCCCCTGCCCCCTGGCGGCGCTGCCGCCCCTGCCCCCTCTGCAGCTGGGGGTGGTGGGCCATGTGGAGGTGGTCACCTTCCTGGAGGTCGACCATCTGCCCACGGCCGGCGAGATCCTCTCCTGCGCTGCCGCCCTCGATCTCCCCGCCGGTGGCGGCGCCGTGGTGGCGGTGCAGCTGGCCCGTCTCACCGGCCGCCCGGTGCCGTTCTTCACTGCCCTGGGCCGGGACGCCACCGGCGAGCGGGCCGCCGCGGAGCTGGAGGCGCTCGGCCTGGAGCTGCACGTGGCCTGGCGCGAGCAGCCCACCCGCCGGGGCATCACCTACAGCGACCGCAGCGGCGAACGCACCATCACGGTGATCGGCGAGCGCCTCAACCCCGCGGCCGCCGATCCCCTGCCCTGGCACCGGCTCGGCAGCTGGGATGGCGTGTTCGTGACCGCCGCCGATGCACCTGCCCTGCGGCGCTGCCGTTCGGCGCGGGTGCTGGCGGCCACGCCAAGGCTGCGGTTGCCGGTGCTGCAGCAGGCCGGAGTGCGGCTCGATGCCCTGGTCGGCAGTGGACTCGATCCGGCCGAGCAGCTGCCGCCGGAGGCGCTGCAGCCTCCACCGCGGCTGCGCATCGCCACCGCCGGCGGCGACGGGGGCGAGGCCTGGCCCCTCGGCCGCTTCGAGGCTCCGGCACGGCAGCGCCCCGTGCGCGATGCCTACGGGGCCGGCGATTCCTTCGCCGCTGGGGTCACGGCCGGCCTGGCTGCCGGTTGGACCGACGCGATGGCCATCAGCCTCGGCTGCCATTGCGGCAATGCCTGTCTGGATGGGCACGGTCCGTACGCCACCCAGCTGCGCCGCACGGCTGCCGGGGCACTCTCAGGGCAGGGCGACTAG